One window of Candidatus Paceibacterota bacterium genomic DNA carries:
- a CDS encoding helix-turn-helix domain-containing protein, translated as MIQALQTLGLNEKQAKVYMATLALGTSSVKNISTKCELKRPTVYVYLEEMLKSGFIHKITIGKKEYYQALSPKAVENKLEENVSSFKKQIHELEILQQSEQGRPGVQVFEGEKGLFHIYEEMKKTRELIFWSDLSSVEKIFPDAYRKINQATIDNKIFTREILADTPDARASAKRWAVTAGENYSARLASGPVFNDSVIYDNVVCFFRLQEFNLFVVRIEDVTIATTMKTMFEMAWRSAKAFIPK; from the coding sequence ATGATACAAGCACTTCAAACCCTTGGACTCAATGAAAAACAGGCCAAAGTCTATATGGCTACTTTGGCTTTGGGCACGTCATCAGTGAAAAATATCTCCACTAAATGCGAACTGAAACGTCCGACTGTGTACGTGTACCTGGAAGAGATGCTAAAAAGCGGATTCATTCATAAAATCACAATCGGCAAAAAAGAATATTATCAGGCGCTCTCGCCGAAAGCGGTCGAGAACAAACTTGAAGAAAATGTCAGCTCGTTTAAAAAACAAATTCATGAGCTTGAAATTTTACAACAATCGGAACAGGGAAGACCGGGCGTGCAAGTCTTTGAAGGAGAGAAAGGACTTTTTCATATTTATGAAGAGATGAAAAAAACTCGGGAACTTATTTTTTGGTCCGATCTTTCTTCAGTTGAAAAAATATTTCCCGATGCGTACCGAAAAATAAATCAAGCGACGATAGATAATAAAATTTTTACTAGAGAAATTCTCGCCGACACACCGGACGCAAGAGCGAGTGCGAAAAGATGGGCAGTGACAGCCGGAGAAAATTACAGCGCGCGTTTGGCGAGTGGTCCGGTATTCAACGACAGTGTTATTTATGACAACGTCGTCTGCTTTTTCCGGCTTCAGGAGTTTAATTTGTTCGTTGTCCGCATCGAAGACGTGACCATCGCGACCACTATGAAGACAATGTTTGAAATGGCGTGGCGAAGCGCGAAGGCTTTCATACCGAAATAA